One region of Aphelocoma coerulescens isolate FSJ_1873_10779 chromosome 12, UR_Acoe_1.0, whole genome shotgun sequence genomic DNA includes:
- the SEC13 gene encoding protein SEC13 homolog isoform X3: protein MAEPGSAAPGSPPAPFRAGRPQGGGRSRARRLWGPGRRSLPTKGSVRAQPVPLPVPEAGQVSVINTVDTSHEDMIHDAQMDYYGTRLATCSSDRSVKIFDVRNGGQILIADLRGHEGPVWQVAWAHPMYGNILASCSYDRKVIIWKEENGTWEKTYEYTGHDSSVNSVCWAPHDYGLILACGSSDGAISLLSYTGDGQWEVKKISNAHTIGCNAVSWAPAVVPGSLIEQPSGQKPNYIKRFASGGCDNLVKIWKEEDGQWKEEQKLEAHSDWVRDVAWAPSIGLPTSTIASCSQDGRVFIWTCDDASGNSWSPKLLHKFNDVVWHVSWSITANILAVSGGDNKVTLWKESVDGLWACISDVNKGQGGVSAVIEGQQNEQ, encoded by the exons ATGGCGGAGCCCGGCTCTGCGGCGCCCGGGTCGCCGCCCGCTCCGTTTCGTGCCGGGCGGCCCCAAGgcggcgggaggagccgggcgaGACGGCTTtgggggccggggcggcggtCCCTGCCGACGAAGGGTTCTGTCCGGGCCCAGCCGGTGCCTCTGCCCGTGCCCGAGGCCGGACAG GTCTCGGTCATTAACACCGTGGACACGTCCCACGAGGACATGATT CACGATGCACAGATGGATTACTACGGCACGCGCCTGGCGACCTGCTCCTCGGACCGATCCGTGAAGATCTTCGACGTCCGGAATGGAGGGCAGATCCTCATTGCAGACCTGAGGGG GCACGAAGGTCCCGTGTGGCAGGTTGCCTGGGCTCATCCTATGTATGGGAATATCTTGGCTTCCTGTTCCTATGACAGGAAGGTTATTATctggaaggaagaaaatggCACGTGGGAAAAGACCTATGAGTACACGGGACATGATTCCTCAG TGAATTCTGTCTGCTGGGCACCACACGACTATGGACTGATCCTGGCCTGTGGGAGCTCTGATGGAGCCATTTCCTTGTTGAGCTACACGGGTGATGGGCAGTGGGAAGTCAAAAAGATCAGCAATGCACACACG ATTGGATGTAATGCAGTTAGCTGGGCTCCTGCTGTTGTACCAGGGAGCCTTATAGAACAACCTTCCGGTCAGAAGCCAAACTACATCAAACGATTTGCATCTGGTGGCTGTGACAACCTGGTCAAGATCTGGAA GGAAGAAGACGGTCAGTGGAAAGAAGAGCAGAAGCTGGAGGCTCACAGTGACTGGGTGCGAGACGTGGCCTGGGCTCCATCCATAGGTTTGCCAACCAGCACCATTGCTAGCTGCTCACAG GATGGCCGAGTGTTTATCTGGACGTGTGATGATGCCTCTGGAAACTCCTGGTCGCCAAAGCTGCTGCACAAGTTCAATGATGTCGTCTGGCATGTGAGCTGGTCCATCACTGCCAATATCCTTGCAGTGTCTGGAGGAGACAACAAA GTGACACTGTGGAAGGAGTCGGTGGACGGACTGTGGGCGTGTATCAGCGACGTGAACAAGGGCCAAGGAGGGGTGTCTGCTGTGATAGAAGGGCAGCAGAATGAGCAGTGA
- the SEC13 gene encoding protein SEC13 homolog isoform X1 yields the protein MVSVINTVDTSHEDMIHDAQMDYYGTRLATCSSDRSVKIFDVRNGGQILIADLRGHEGPVWQVAWAHPMYGNILASCSYDRKVIIWKEENGTWEKTYEYTGHDSSVNSVCWAPHDYGLILACGSSDGAISLLSYTGDGQWEVKKISNAHTIGCNAVSWAPAVVPGSLIEQPSGQKPNYIKRFASGGCDNLVKIWKEEDGQWKEEQKLEAHSDWVRDVAWAPSIGLPTSTIASCSQDGRVFIWTCDDASGNSWSPKLLHKFNDVVWHVSWSITANILAVSGGDNKVTLWKESVDGLWACISDVNKGQGGVSAVIEGQQNEQ from the exons atg GTCTCGGTCATTAACACCGTGGACACGTCCCACGAGGACATGATT CACGATGCACAGATGGATTACTACGGCACGCGCCTGGCGACCTGCTCCTCGGACCGATCCGTGAAGATCTTCGACGTCCGGAATGGAGGGCAGATCCTCATTGCAGACCTGAGGGG GCACGAAGGTCCCGTGTGGCAGGTTGCCTGGGCTCATCCTATGTATGGGAATATCTTGGCTTCCTGTTCCTATGACAGGAAGGTTATTATctggaaggaagaaaatggCACGTGGGAAAAGACCTATGAGTACACGGGACATGATTCCTCAG TGAATTCTGTCTGCTGGGCACCACACGACTATGGACTGATCCTGGCCTGTGGGAGCTCTGATGGAGCCATTTCCTTGTTGAGCTACACGGGTGATGGGCAGTGGGAAGTCAAAAAGATCAGCAATGCACACACG ATTGGATGTAATGCAGTTAGCTGGGCTCCTGCTGTTGTACCAGGGAGCCTTATAGAACAACCTTCCGGTCAGAAGCCAAACTACATCAAACGATTTGCATCTGGTGGCTGTGACAACCTGGTCAAGATCTGGAA GGAAGAAGACGGTCAGTGGAAAGAAGAGCAGAAGCTGGAGGCTCACAGTGACTGGGTGCGAGACGTGGCCTGGGCTCCATCCATAGGTTTGCCAACCAGCACCATTGCTAGCTGCTCACAG GATGGCCGAGTGTTTATCTGGACGTGTGATGATGCCTCTGGAAACTCCTGGTCGCCAAAGCTGCTGCACAAGTTCAATGATGTCGTCTGGCATGTGAGCTGGTCCATCACTGCCAATATCCTTGCAGTGTCTGGAGGAGACAACAAA GTGACACTGTGGAAGGAGTCGGTGGACGGACTGTGGGCGTGTATCAGCGACGTGAACAAGGGCCAAGGAGGGGTGTCTGCTGTGATAGAAGGGCAGCAGAATGAGCAGTGA
- the SEC13 gene encoding protein SEC13 homolog isoform X2: MIHDAQMDYYGTRLATCSSDRSVKIFDVRNGGQILIADLRGHEGPVWQVAWAHPMYGNILASCSYDRKVIIWKEENGTWEKTYEYTGHDSSVNSVCWAPHDYGLILACGSSDGAISLLSYTGDGQWEVKKISNAHTIGCNAVSWAPAVVPGSLIEQPSGQKPNYIKRFASGGCDNLVKIWKEEDGQWKEEQKLEAHSDWVRDVAWAPSIGLPTSTIASCSQDGRVFIWTCDDASGNSWSPKLLHKFNDVVWHVSWSITANILAVSGGDNKVTLWKESVDGLWACISDVNKGQGGVSAVIEGQQNEQ; encoded by the exons ATGATT CACGATGCACAGATGGATTACTACGGCACGCGCCTGGCGACCTGCTCCTCGGACCGATCCGTGAAGATCTTCGACGTCCGGAATGGAGGGCAGATCCTCATTGCAGACCTGAGGGG GCACGAAGGTCCCGTGTGGCAGGTTGCCTGGGCTCATCCTATGTATGGGAATATCTTGGCTTCCTGTTCCTATGACAGGAAGGTTATTATctggaaggaagaaaatggCACGTGGGAAAAGACCTATGAGTACACGGGACATGATTCCTCAG TGAATTCTGTCTGCTGGGCACCACACGACTATGGACTGATCCTGGCCTGTGGGAGCTCTGATGGAGCCATTTCCTTGTTGAGCTACACGGGTGATGGGCAGTGGGAAGTCAAAAAGATCAGCAATGCACACACG ATTGGATGTAATGCAGTTAGCTGGGCTCCTGCTGTTGTACCAGGGAGCCTTATAGAACAACCTTCCGGTCAGAAGCCAAACTACATCAAACGATTTGCATCTGGTGGCTGTGACAACCTGGTCAAGATCTGGAA GGAAGAAGACGGTCAGTGGAAAGAAGAGCAGAAGCTGGAGGCTCACAGTGACTGGGTGCGAGACGTGGCCTGGGCTCCATCCATAGGTTTGCCAACCAGCACCATTGCTAGCTGCTCACAG GATGGCCGAGTGTTTATCTGGACGTGTGATGATGCCTCTGGAAACTCCTGGTCGCCAAAGCTGCTGCACAAGTTCAATGATGTCGTCTGGCATGTGAGCTGGTCCATCACTGCCAATATCCTTGCAGTGTCTGGAGGAGACAACAAA GTGACACTGTGGAAGGAGTCGGTGGACGGACTGTGGGCGTGTATCAGCGACGTGAACAAGGGCCAAGGAGGGGTGTCTGCTGTGATAGAAGGGCAGCAGAATGAGCAGTGA
- the LOC138117829 gene encoding cullin-associated NEDD8-dissociated protein 1-like isoform X1 produces MASVSYHISSLLEKMTSTDKDFRFMATNDLMMELQKDSIKLDEDSEKKVVKMLLKLLEDKNGEVQNLAVKCLGPLVGKVKEYQVETIVDTLCTNMLSDKEQLRDISSIGLKTVISELPPASTGSTMTANVCKKITAQLTGAIGKQEDVSVQLEALDILSDMLSRLGGTLYSFHSSILTCLLPQLTSPRLAVRKRAIVALGHLVLTCSGNIFSELTEHLLAELKRNESTSTTRTYIQCVAGISRQAGHRIGEHLEKIIPLIVQYSNVDDDELREYCFQAFESFVRRCPKEMDPHISSVMALCLKYITFDPNYNYDNEEEEEEMMETENGEDEEQESDDEYSDDDDISWKVRRAAAKCLEAIVSSRHDLLQDFYRTLSPALISRFKEREENVKADIFNAYISLLKQTLPTQSWLHSSDASGKDDVPLTMLQNQVPNIIKALHKQLKEKSIKSRQGCFSLLTELASVLPGCLADHIPALIPGIVFSLADKSSSSNMRIDTLSFLYVLLCNHQPEVFHPHVRTLLPSIVTCIGDPFYKITSEALLVTQQLVKVIRPLDKPYTFDAKPYVKDLFPGTLKRLKAADIDQEVKERAISCMGQIIYNLGDHLSTDLQPTLKIFLERLKNEITRLTTVKALTLIASSPLKIDLRPILGEGFPILASFLRKNQRALKLSTLNALDILVRNYSDSLKPAMIEAVLTELPVLITENDMHVSQVTIMFLVTLAKVYPSCLCKISGSVLAEIFQLVHSPLLQGGALNAIIDFFQALVLTKMAAMGYPELMKQLTAPVYSSGSAGASLTLHKQAYHSIAKCVAALSSACPKEAPATVNQFVQDVKSPKSSPAVQVLAFLFLAEVGRTTNLSAQRELRTVILEAFASPSEEVKSAASYALGNVSVGNLQEYLPFMLKEIGSQPKRQYLLLHSLKEVISSSPADSLTPYVEDIWALLFKHCECTEEGTRNVVAECLGKLTLVNPAELLPRLRKQLSAGSPHARSTVVTAIKFTITDQPQPIDTLLKGCIGDFLQTLQDPDLNVRRVALALFNSAAHNKPSLIRDLLNTVLPSLYNETKVRRELIREVEMGPFKHTVDDGLDVRKAAFECMYTLLESCLDRLDIYDYLNHVEDGLKDHYDIRMLTFIMVARLSVLCPNAVLQRLERLIEPLRATCSTKVKAGSVKQEFEKQDELKRSAMRAVAALLTIPEVEKSPAMAEFSSQIRSSPEMASLFESIQKDSASLPTSESMDMS; encoded by the exons ATGGCCAGCGTCTCCTACCATATCTCCAGCCTGCTGGAGAAGATGACCTCCACCGACAAGGACTTCAG GTTTATGGCCACCAACGACCTGATGATGGAACTGCAGAAAGATTCCATAAAGCTAGATGAAGACAGTGAGAAAAAAGTtgtgaaaatgcttttgaaattgCTGGAGGACAAAAATGGGGAAGTACAGAACCTTGCTGTCAAGTG cctGGGCCCACTGGTTGGCAAAGTGAAGGAGTACCAGGTGGAGACCATCGTGGATACGCTCTGTACGAACATGCTGTCAGACAAGGAGCAGCTGCGAGATATCTCCAGCATCGGCCTCAAAACAGTTATTTCTGAGCTGCCACCAGCCTCCACAG GTTCTACCATGACAGCAAATGTGTGCAAAAAGATCACAGCCCAGCTGACAGGAGCCATTGGCAAGCAGGAGGATGTGTCCGTGCAGCTGGAAGCTCTTGACATCCTGTCAGATATGCTGAGCAG GTTGGGAGGAACACTCTACTCGTTCCATTCCTCCATCCTGACCTGCCTGCTGCCCCAGCTGACGAGCCCCAGGCTGGCAGTACGTAAACGGGCCATCGTTGCCTTGGGGCACCTGGTCTTGACCTGCAGTGGAAACATCTTCTCAGAGCTTACAGAGCatctgctggcagagctgaagAGGAACGAGTCTACGTCTACCACCAGGACGTACATTCAGTGTGTGGCTGGCATCAGCAGGCAGGCTGGGCACCGCATAG GAGAACACCTGGAGAAGATAATTCCTCTGATTGTTCAGTACAGTAACGTGGATGATGATGAGCTGCGGGAGTACTGTTTCCAGGCCTTCGAGTCCTTTGTGAGAAG GTGCCCAAAGGAAATGGATCCTCACATCTCGAGTGTGATGGCACTATGTTTGAAGTACATTACCTTTGACCCAAACTACAACTATGAtaatgaggaggaagaggaagagatgaTGGAAACTGAAAATGGGGAGGATGAAGAGCAAG AAAGCGACGATGAGTACAGCGACGATGACGACATCAGCTGGAAGGTCCGCAGGGCTGCGGCCAAGTGCCTGGAGGCCATTGTCAGCAGCAGGCACGATCTCCTGCAGGACTTCTACAGAACTCTCTCCCCAGCCTTGATAAGCAGGTTCAAAGAGAGGGAAGAGAATGTCAAAGCTGATATCTTCAATGCTTACATCTCCTTGCTGAAGCAAACACTGCccacccagagctggctgcacTCTTCCGATGCCTCTGGCAAGGATGATGTTCCCCTGACGATGCTTCAGAACCAG GTTCCAAACATTATCAAGGCCTTGCACAAGCAGCTCAAAGAAAAGAGCATCAAATCAAGACAGGGTTGTTTCAGCCTCCTGACAGAACTGGCCAGTGTTCTTCCTGGCTGCCTGGCAGATCATATACCTGCACTTATCCCTG GTATTGTTTTCTCCTTGGCGGATAAATCCAGCTCCTCCAACATGCGGATCGACACGCTGTCCTTCCTCTACGTCCTTCTCTGCAACCACCAGCCAGAGGTATTTCACCCTCATGTCAGAACCCTGTTGCCTTCTATTGTGACCTGTATTGGAGACCCCTTTTATAAGATCACATCAGAAGCTTTGCTGGTGACTCAGCAGCTTGTGAAAGTTATCAGGCCTTTGGACAAACCTTACACCTTTGATGCCAAGCCCTATGTGAAGGACCTTTTCCCTGGTACTCTGAAGCGGCTGAAGGCAGCTGACATTGACCAGGAGGTGAAGGAACGTGCCATCTCCTGCATGGGACAAATAATTTACAACTTGGGAGACCATTTAAGCACTGACCTCCAGCCAACCTTGAAGATATTTCTGGAAAGGCTCAAAAATGAAATCACCAGACTAACAACAGTTAAAGCGTTAACCTTAATTGCTAGTTCTCCACTTAAAATAGATTTGAGACCCATCCTAGGGGAAGGTTTCCCCATTTTAGCTTCCTTCTTGAGAAAGAATCAACgtgccttgaaactgagcactcTGAATGCTCTGGACATCCTGGTGAGGAACTACAGCGACAGCCTCAAGCCTGCCATGATTGAGGCTGTGCTAACAGAGCTCCCTGTCTTAATTACCGAGAATGACATGCACGTGTCCCAGGTGACCATCATGTTCCTCGTGACTTTGGCCAAGGTTTATCCATCCTGCCTCTGCAAGATCAGCGGCTCTGTCCTTGCTGAAATCTTCCAGCTTGTCCACTCACCTTTGCTTCAAGGAGGGGCTCTGAACGCCATCATTGACTTCTTCCAGGCACTGGTCCTCACAAAGATGGCTGCCATGGGTTACCCAGAGCTGATGAAGCAGCTGACGGCACCCGTTTACTCCTCGGGTTCGGCCGGGGCCTCGCTGACGTTGCACAAACAGGCGTATCACTCCATCGCAAAGTGCGTGGCAGCCCTGTCCTCAGCCTGCCCAAAGGAAGCCCCTGCAACAGTGAACCAGTTTGTCCAGGATGTGAAAAGTCCCAAGTCCAGCCCTGCTGTTCAAGTGCTGGCTTTCCTCTTCCTGGCAGAGGTGGGCCGCACCACAAACCTCAGTGCTCAGAGGGAGCTCAGGACCGTCATCCTGGAAGCGTTCGCTTCCCCCAGCGAAGAGGTGAAATCTGCTGCCTCCTACGCACTGGGGAACGTCAGTGTTGGGAATCTGCAGGAGTATCTGCCCTTCATGCTGAAGGAGATCGGAAGCCAGCCCAAGCGACAGTACCTGCTGCTGCACTCCCTGAAGGAGGTCATCAGCTCCTCCCCAGCCGACAGCCTCACACCTTACGTGGAGGATATCTGGGCTCTGCTCTTCAAGCACTGTGAGTGCACAGAGGAGGGGACGCGCAACGTGGTGGCGGAATGCCTGGGGAAGCTGACTTTGGTGAaccctgctgagctgctgccccGGCTGAGGAAACAGCTGTCAGCAG GCTCCCCACATGCCCGGAGCACTGTGGTTACTGCCATCAAGTTCACGATTACAGACCAGCCTCAGCCCATCGACACTCTCCTGAAAGGCTGCATAG GTGACTTCCTACAAACCCTGCAAGATCCAGACCTCAACGTTCGCCGTGTGGCTTTAGCCCTGTTTAATTCTGCTGCTCACAACAAGCCTTCTTTAATCCGGGATTTACTGAATACAGTCCTACCCAGCCTGTACAATGAAACGAAAGTCCGAAGGGAGCTCATTCGGGAG GTGGAGATGGGGCCATTCAAGCACACAGTGGATGATGGCCTTGATGTGAGGAAAGCCGCGTTCGAGTGCATGTACACcctgctggaaagctgcctggatCGGCTGGACATCTATGACTACCTGAACCATGTGGAGGATGGGCTGAAGGATCACTACGACATTCGG ATGCTGACGTTCATCATGGTGGCACGGCTCTCGGTACTCTGCCCCAACGCTGTGCTGCAGCGGCTCGAGCGGCTGATCGAGCCCCTCCGGGCAACCTGCTCCACAAAG GTGAAAGCTGGTTCAGTGAAGCAGGAGTTTGAGAAGCAGGATGAGCTGAAGCGCTCGGCCATGCGGGCAGtagctgctctcctgaccaTCCCTGAGGTGGAGAAAAGCCCAGCAATGGCCGAGTTTTCATCCCAGATCAGATCCAGTCCTGAAATGGCATCACTTTTTGAGAGCATTCAGAAAGATTCTGCTTCCCTCCCCACCTCGGAGTCAATGGACATGAGCTAA
- the LOC138117829 gene encoding cullin-associated NEDD8-dissociated protein 1-like isoform X2 yields MPLNGSVHPRAPESLGPLVGKVKEYQVETIVDTLCTNMLSDKEQLRDISSIGLKTVISELPPASTGSTMTANVCKKITAQLTGAIGKQEDVSVQLEALDILSDMLSRLGGTLYSFHSSILTCLLPQLTSPRLAVRKRAIVALGHLVLTCSGNIFSELTEHLLAELKRNESTSTTRTYIQCVAGISRQAGHRIGEHLEKIIPLIVQYSNVDDDELREYCFQAFESFVRRCPKEMDPHISSVMALCLKYITFDPNYNYDNEEEEEEMMETENGEDEEQESDDEYSDDDDISWKVRRAAAKCLEAIVSSRHDLLQDFYRTLSPALISRFKEREENVKADIFNAYISLLKQTLPTQSWLHSSDASGKDDVPLTMLQNQVPNIIKALHKQLKEKSIKSRQGCFSLLTELASVLPGCLADHIPALIPGIVFSLADKSSSSNMRIDTLSFLYVLLCNHQPEVFHPHVRTLLPSIVTCIGDPFYKITSEALLVTQQLVKVIRPLDKPYTFDAKPYVKDLFPGTLKRLKAADIDQEVKERAISCMGQIIYNLGDHLSTDLQPTLKIFLERLKNEITRLTTVKALTLIASSPLKIDLRPILGEGFPILASFLRKNQRALKLSTLNALDILVRNYSDSLKPAMIEAVLTELPVLITENDMHVSQVTIMFLVTLAKVYPSCLCKISGSVLAEIFQLVHSPLLQGGALNAIIDFFQALVLTKMAAMGYPELMKQLTAPVYSSGSAGASLTLHKQAYHSIAKCVAALSSACPKEAPATVNQFVQDVKSPKSSPAVQVLAFLFLAEVGRTTNLSAQRELRTVILEAFASPSEEVKSAASYALGNVSVGNLQEYLPFMLKEIGSQPKRQYLLLHSLKEVISSSPADSLTPYVEDIWALLFKHCECTEEGTRNVVAECLGKLTLVNPAELLPRLRKQLSAGSPHARSTVVTAIKFTITDQPQPIDTLLKGCIGDFLQTLQDPDLNVRRVALALFNSAAHNKPSLIRDLLNTVLPSLYNETKVRRELIREVEMGPFKHTVDDGLDVRKAAFECMYTLLESCLDRLDIYDYLNHVEDGLKDHYDIRMLTFIMVARLSVLCPNAVLQRLERLIEPLRATCSTKVKAGSVKQEFEKQDELKRSAMRAVAALLTIPEVEKSPAMAEFSSQIRSSPEMASLFESIQKDSASLPTSESMDMS; encoded by the exons ATGCCATTGAATGGCTCAGTTCACCCCAGGGCTCCAGAAAG cctGGGCCCACTGGTTGGCAAAGTGAAGGAGTACCAGGTGGAGACCATCGTGGATACGCTCTGTACGAACATGCTGTCAGACAAGGAGCAGCTGCGAGATATCTCCAGCATCGGCCTCAAAACAGTTATTTCTGAGCTGCCACCAGCCTCCACAG GTTCTACCATGACAGCAAATGTGTGCAAAAAGATCACAGCCCAGCTGACAGGAGCCATTGGCAAGCAGGAGGATGTGTCCGTGCAGCTGGAAGCTCTTGACATCCTGTCAGATATGCTGAGCAG GTTGGGAGGAACACTCTACTCGTTCCATTCCTCCATCCTGACCTGCCTGCTGCCCCAGCTGACGAGCCCCAGGCTGGCAGTACGTAAACGGGCCATCGTTGCCTTGGGGCACCTGGTCTTGACCTGCAGTGGAAACATCTTCTCAGAGCTTACAGAGCatctgctggcagagctgaagAGGAACGAGTCTACGTCTACCACCAGGACGTACATTCAGTGTGTGGCTGGCATCAGCAGGCAGGCTGGGCACCGCATAG GAGAACACCTGGAGAAGATAATTCCTCTGATTGTTCAGTACAGTAACGTGGATGATGATGAGCTGCGGGAGTACTGTTTCCAGGCCTTCGAGTCCTTTGTGAGAAG GTGCCCAAAGGAAATGGATCCTCACATCTCGAGTGTGATGGCACTATGTTTGAAGTACATTACCTTTGACCCAAACTACAACTATGAtaatgaggaggaagaggaagagatgaTGGAAACTGAAAATGGGGAGGATGAAGAGCAAG AAAGCGACGATGAGTACAGCGACGATGACGACATCAGCTGGAAGGTCCGCAGGGCTGCGGCCAAGTGCCTGGAGGCCATTGTCAGCAGCAGGCACGATCTCCTGCAGGACTTCTACAGAACTCTCTCCCCAGCCTTGATAAGCAGGTTCAAAGAGAGGGAAGAGAATGTCAAAGCTGATATCTTCAATGCTTACATCTCCTTGCTGAAGCAAACACTGCccacccagagctggctgcacTCTTCCGATGCCTCTGGCAAGGATGATGTTCCCCTGACGATGCTTCAGAACCAG GTTCCAAACATTATCAAGGCCTTGCACAAGCAGCTCAAAGAAAAGAGCATCAAATCAAGACAGGGTTGTTTCAGCCTCCTGACAGAACTGGCCAGTGTTCTTCCTGGCTGCCTGGCAGATCATATACCTGCACTTATCCCTG GTATTGTTTTCTCCTTGGCGGATAAATCCAGCTCCTCCAACATGCGGATCGACACGCTGTCCTTCCTCTACGTCCTTCTCTGCAACCACCAGCCAGAGGTATTTCACCCTCATGTCAGAACCCTGTTGCCTTCTATTGTGACCTGTATTGGAGACCCCTTTTATAAGATCACATCAGAAGCTTTGCTGGTGACTCAGCAGCTTGTGAAAGTTATCAGGCCTTTGGACAAACCTTACACCTTTGATGCCAAGCCCTATGTGAAGGACCTTTTCCCTGGTACTCTGAAGCGGCTGAAGGCAGCTGACATTGACCAGGAGGTGAAGGAACGTGCCATCTCCTGCATGGGACAAATAATTTACAACTTGGGAGACCATTTAAGCACTGACCTCCAGCCAACCTTGAAGATATTTCTGGAAAGGCTCAAAAATGAAATCACCAGACTAACAACAGTTAAAGCGTTAACCTTAATTGCTAGTTCTCCACTTAAAATAGATTTGAGACCCATCCTAGGGGAAGGTTTCCCCATTTTAGCTTCCTTCTTGAGAAAGAATCAACgtgccttgaaactgagcactcTGAATGCTCTGGACATCCTGGTGAGGAACTACAGCGACAGCCTCAAGCCTGCCATGATTGAGGCTGTGCTAACAGAGCTCCCTGTCTTAATTACCGAGAATGACATGCACGTGTCCCAGGTGACCATCATGTTCCTCGTGACTTTGGCCAAGGTTTATCCATCCTGCCTCTGCAAGATCAGCGGCTCTGTCCTTGCTGAAATCTTCCAGCTTGTCCACTCACCTTTGCTTCAAGGAGGGGCTCTGAACGCCATCATTGACTTCTTCCAGGCACTGGTCCTCACAAAGATGGCTGCCATGGGTTACCCAGAGCTGATGAAGCAGCTGACGGCACCCGTTTACTCCTCGGGTTCGGCCGGGGCCTCGCTGACGTTGCACAAACAGGCGTATCACTCCATCGCAAAGTGCGTGGCAGCCCTGTCCTCAGCCTGCCCAAAGGAAGCCCCTGCAACAGTGAACCAGTTTGTCCAGGATGTGAAAAGTCCCAAGTCCAGCCCTGCTGTTCAAGTGCTGGCTTTCCTCTTCCTGGCAGAGGTGGGCCGCACCACAAACCTCAGTGCTCAGAGGGAGCTCAGGACCGTCATCCTGGAAGCGTTCGCTTCCCCCAGCGAAGAGGTGAAATCTGCTGCCTCCTACGCACTGGGGAACGTCAGTGTTGGGAATCTGCAGGAGTATCTGCCCTTCATGCTGAAGGAGATCGGAAGCCAGCCCAAGCGACAGTACCTGCTGCTGCACTCCCTGAAGGAGGTCATCAGCTCCTCCCCAGCCGACAGCCTCACACCTTACGTGGAGGATATCTGGGCTCTGCTCTTCAAGCACTGTGAGTGCACAGAGGAGGGGACGCGCAACGTGGTGGCGGAATGCCTGGGGAAGCTGACTTTGGTGAaccctgctgagctgctgccccGGCTGAGGAAACAGCTGTCAGCAG GCTCCCCACATGCCCGGAGCACTGTGGTTACTGCCATCAAGTTCACGATTACAGACCAGCCTCAGCCCATCGACACTCTCCTGAAAGGCTGCATAG GTGACTTCCTACAAACCCTGCAAGATCCAGACCTCAACGTTCGCCGTGTGGCTTTAGCCCTGTTTAATTCTGCTGCTCACAACAAGCCTTCTTTAATCCGGGATTTACTGAATACAGTCCTACCCAGCCTGTACAATGAAACGAAAGTCCGAAGGGAGCTCATTCGGGAG GTGGAGATGGGGCCATTCAAGCACACAGTGGATGATGGCCTTGATGTGAGGAAAGCCGCGTTCGAGTGCATGTACACcctgctggaaagctgcctggatCGGCTGGACATCTATGACTACCTGAACCATGTGGAGGATGGGCTGAAGGATCACTACGACATTCGG ATGCTGACGTTCATCATGGTGGCACGGCTCTCGGTACTCTGCCCCAACGCTGTGCTGCAGCGGCTCGAGCGGCTGATCGAGCCCCTCCGGGCAACCTGCTCCACAAAG GTGAAAGCTGGTTCAGTGAAGCAGGAGTTTGAGAAGCAGGATGAGCTGAAGCGCTCGGCCATGCGGGCAGtagctgctctcctgaccaTCCCTGAGGTGGAGAAAAGCCCAGCAATGGCCGAGTTTTCATCCCAGATCAGATCCAGTCCTGAAATGGCATCACTTTTTGAGAGCATTCAGAAAGATTCTGCTTCCCTCCCCACCTCGGAGTCAATGGACATGAGCTAA
- the RPL32 gene encoding large ribosomal subunit protein eL32, translating to MPALRPLVKPKIVKKRTKKFIRHQSDRYVKIKRNWRKPRGIDNRVRRRFKGQILMPNIGYGSNKKTKHMLPTGFRKFLVHNVKELEVLMMSNKSYCAEIAHNVSSKNRKVIVERAAQLAIKITNPNARLRSEENE from the exons ATGCCTGCTCTCAGGCCTCTCGTGAAACCCAAGATCGTCAAGAAGAGAACCAAGAAGTTCATCCGGCACCAGTCTGACCGCTATGTCAAGATCAAG CGCAACTGGCGCAAACCAAGAGGCATTGACAACAGAGTGCGCCGGCGCTTCAAGGGGCAGATCCTGATGCCCAACATCGGCTATGGCAGCAATAAGAAGACAAAACATATGCTGCCCACGGGCTTCAGAAAGTTCCTGGTCCACAATGTGAAAGAGCTGGAAGTGCTGATGATGAGCAACAA GTCGTACTGTGCAGAGATTGCCCACAACGTGTCCTCGAAGAACAGGAAGGTGATCGTGGAGAGAGCTGCACAGCTCGCCATCAAGATCACCAACCCCAATGCCAGACTGCGCAGCGAGGAGAATGAGTAA